Proteins encoded within one genomic window of Flavobacterium sp. NG2:
- a CDS encoding peptide chain release factor 3, translating to MSFLEEIQKRRTFGIISHPDAGKTTLTEKLLLFGGAIQEAGAVKNNKIKKGATSDFMEIERQRGISVSTSVLAFNYKEKKINILDTPGHKDFAEDTFRTLTAVDSVIVVIDVAKGVEEQTEKLVSVCRMRNIPIIVFINKLDREGKDAFDLMDEVEQKLGLRVTPLSFPIGMGYDFQGIYNMWEQNINLFSGDSRKNIEETIAFSDVQNPELEKIIGEKPANKLREELELIDEVYPPFDRQEYLDGKLQPVFFGSALNNFGVRELLDCFVTIAPSPRPKESETRLVDPAETKLSGFVFKIHANMDPKHRDRLAFIKIVSGTFERNKPYYHVRQKKNLKFSSPNAFFAEKKEIVDISYPGDIVGLHDTGNFKIGDTLTEGELMSFKGIPSFSPEHFRYINNADPMKAKQLDKGVDQLMDEGVAQLFTLEMNNRKVIGTVGALQYEVIQYRLEHEYGAKCTYENFPVHKACWVKPDDAKNAEFKEFLRIKQKFLAKDKYGQLVFLADSDFTIQMTQNKYPTVKLFFTSEFD from the coding sequence ATGAGCTTTTTAGAAGAAATACAAAAAAGAAGAACGTTCGGAATCATTTCACATCCCGATGCTGGTAAAACCACATTGACAGAGAAATTACTACTCTTTGGAGGAGCGATTCAAGAGGCGGGTGCCGTGAAAAACAACAAAATCAAGAAAGGCGCGACGAGTGACTTTATGGAAATCGAACGCCAAAGAGGGATTTCGGTTTCTACTTCGGTCTTAGCGTTTAACTATAAAGAGAAGAAAATTAATATTCTGGATACTCCTGGTCACAAGGATTTTGCCGAGGACACTTTTAGAACGCTCACGGCGGTTGATAGTGTGATTGTGGTGATTGACGTTGCCAAAGGGGTTGAGGAACAAACGGAAAAATTAGTTTCGGTTTGTAGAATGCGTAACATACCGATTATTGTTTTCATTAACAAACTGGACCGTGAGGGTAAAGATGCCTTTGACTTGATGGACGAGGTGGAACAAAAATTAGGCTTGAGAGTTACACCGTTGAGTTTCCCTATTGGTATGGGGTACGATTTTCAGGGAATTTACAATATGTGGGAGCAAAACATCAACTTATTTAGTGGTGATAGCCGTAAGAACATTGAGGAAACAATTGCTTTCTCGGACGTTCAAAATCCTGAATTAGAAAAAATCATTGGCGAAAAACCAGCCAATAAGCTTCGTGAAGAATTAGAATTGATTGATGAAGTTTATCCTCCGTTTGACCGTCAAGAGTATTTGGATGGAAAACTACAACCTGTATTTTTTGGTTCGGCTTTGAATAATTTTGGTGTTCGTGAGTTGCTAGATTGCTTTGTAACCATTGCACCTTCTCCACGACCAAAAGAATCTGAAACGCGTTTGGTTGATCCTGCAGAAACCAAATTATCAGGCTTTGTGTTTAAAATCCATGCGAATATGGATCCAAAACACCGTGACCGTTTGGCTTTTATCAAGATTGTTTCGGGAACTTTTGAGCGCAACAAACCCTATTACCATGTGCGCCAAAAGAAAAATTTAAAATTTTCGAGTCCGAATGCCTTTTTTGCTGAGAAAAAGGAAATCGTGGATATTTCGTATCCAGGAGACATTGTAGGACTACACGATACCGGAAACTTTAAAATTGGAGACACTCTGACTGAGGGGGAATTGATGAGTTTCAAAGGAATTCCGAGTTTCTCTCCAGAGCACTTTAGATACATCAATAACGCCGACCCAATGAAAGCGAAACAGCTAGACAAAGGAGTGGATCAGTTGATGGACGAAGGAGTAGCGCAGTTGTTTACACTTGAAATGAATAATCGTAAGGTAATTGGTACTGTTGGAGCACTGCAATACGAGGTAATTCAATACCGTTTAGAGCACGAATACGGTGCAAAATGTACCTATGAAAACTTCCCAGTTCACAAGGCTTGTTGGGTAAAACCTGACGATGCTAAGAATGCCGAGTTTAAAGAGTTCTTGCGTATCAAACAAAAATTCTTGGCCAAAGATAAATACGGTCAATTGGTTTTCCTTGCTGATTCTGATTTCACCATTCAGATGACACAGAACAAATACCCAACGGTAAAGCTGTTCTTTACTTCGGAATTTGATTAA